One genomic segment of Vibrio penaeicida includes these proteins:
- a CDS encoding sugar-binding transcriptional regulator yields MAITPLRKVTPTKNETDWLVRKVLTLHYLENKSQSDISKLLSLSAAKVNRIIRNAREDGLVEINLNIQHANVAEFERHLVNSTQLNDAVLAPSISSDPTVNFQFVAETAAELLLSRLRDGDVICVSGGKAISALVEVIKPTRTYKVTVVPATGGVQGKYFTDVNHLAYSLAEKLGGKSMQIHAPLFADTQQDRDVLIAMRSCKEVLDIARKADIALVGVGALATGSESYFDLRNNMSQEECDQIRHNHCEGEMLAHLINVNGTSCFDQLNDKLVGLTLDELKEVPIRIGIAASDSKVTPIVAALNGNFINTLISDEGTAKLVLEKFEETQKHKGTTS; encoded by the coding sequence ATGGCAATCACCCCTTTGAGAAAAGTAACACCAACGAAGAATGAAACAGACTGGCTGGTGCGCAAGGTACTTACTCTCCACTATTTGGAAAACAAGAGTCAGTCTGATATTTCCAAATTGCTGTCTTTATCCGCAGCCAAAGTGAATCGCATTATCCGTAACGCGCGAGAAGACGGGTTGGTGGAAATCAACTTGAATATCCAGCATGCCAATGTGGCTGAATTTGAGCGTCACTTAGTGAACTCGACTCAACTGAATGACGCCGTGCTCGCACCTTCGATAAGCAGCGATCCTACCGTCAACTTTCAATTTGTGGCTGAAACCGCCGCCGAACTGTTGCTTAGTCGGCTACGCGATGGCGATGTTATTTGTGTCAGTGGCGGTAAAGCCATATCCGCCCTGGTGGAAGTAATAAAACCTACCCGCACTTACAAAGTCACCGTGGTACCAGCTACTGGTGGTGTGCAAGGTAAATACTTTACAGACGTTAACCATCTGGCTTACTCGTTGGCCGAAAAGCTAGGCGGTAAATCCATGCAAATTCATGCACCGCTGTTTGCCGACACCCAACAAGATCGAGACGTCCTAATCGCCATGCGAAGTTGCAAAGAAGTGCTGGATATTGCTCGAAAAGCAGACATTGCTTTAGTGGGCGTTGGAGCACTAGCAACGGGTTCTGAAAGCTACTTCGACCTTCGCAACAACATGTCTCAGGAAGAGTGCGATCAAATCCGCCACAACCATTGTGAAGGGGAAATGCTGGCTCATTTGATCAACGTTAACGGAACCTCCTGCTTTGACCAGCTCAATGACAAATTGGTGGGGCTGACGCTCGATGAATTGAAAGAAGTGCCAATACGCATTGGGATTGCGGCCAGTGACAGCAAAGTGACGCCTATTGTTGCGGCATTAAACGGTAACTTCATCAACACCCTTATCTCCGACGAAGGCACCGCCAAATTAGTACTGGAAAAATTCGAAGAAACGCAAAAGCACAAAGGAACAACCTCATGA